From a single Meles meles chromosome 21, mMelMel3.1 paternal haplotype, whole genome shotgun sequence genomic region:
- the BHLHA15 gene encoding class A basic helix-loop-helix protein 15, which produces MKTKNRPPRRRVPSQDTEATAGEQSPDRPQQGSGPELAKGLRSRTARAQGARAEGGRRRPGPSGAGGRRESSIQRRLESNERERQRMHKLNNAFQALREVIPHVRADKKLSKIETLTLAKNYIKSLTSTILTMSSGRLPGLDGPGPKLYQHYQQQQAAGGTLGATEPQPEGHLHRYSTQIHSFREGS; this is translated from the coding sequence ATGAAGACCAAGAACCGGCCCCCCAGGCGCCGGGTGCCATCGCAGGACACAGAGGCCACCGCAGGGGAACAGTCCCCAGACAGGCCCCAGCAGGGGTCGGGGCCAGAGCTGGCCAAGGGTCTGCGGAGCAGGACGGCGCGGGCACAGGGGGCGCGGGCGGAGGGCGGGCGCCGGCGGCCCGGGCCCTCGGGAGCTGGTGGCCGGCGGGAGAGCAGCATCCAGCGGCGGCTGGAGAGCAACGAGCGGGAGCGACAGCGCATGCACAAGCTGAACAACGCCTTCCAGGCACTGCGGGAGGTCATCCCACACGTGCGGGCCGACAAGAAGCTCTCCAAGATCGAGACGCTCACTCTGGCCAAGAACTACATCAAGTCACTGACCTCTACCATCCTGACTATGTCCAGTGGTCGCCTCCCAGGCCTGGATGGGCCGGGCCCCAAGCTCTACCAGCACTaccagcagcagcaggcagcaggggGCACCCTGGGGGCCACCGAGCCCCAGCCCGAGGGCCACCTGCACAGGTACTCCACGCAGATCCACAGCTTCCGAGAGGGCTCCTAG